One window of the Tetragenococcus koreensis genome contains the following:
- a CDS encoding IS1380 family transposase, which produces MSFTLQQKSLTFNAQKEISVANDGGNLTNDAGIVLVAEFLKQIHFDQLLAQYVHIPDPRCFVRHEWLEVLKQWLYQLIAGYSRDRDANTLQYDRLFQEALKQKQLSSQSMMSTLLHTLTEENVAQLSQLAKKLADFGMDHQNSQHFVLDLDSTSCTTYGQQEEAEFIYHYGINGYHPFVAFEGLTGLALDVRHRHGKSYTSTHAEEYLVEMLDRYQQRSEDPLLLVRGDSGFAKPEIYEQCEQRGVHYVIKLKNNARLIDQAQHQVQYTNGTNYTKTEQQYFKIHYQANSWDRPRTVAMKATRKGGYFLFSEFQFVVTDFADLSPQTIFQLYQKRGNMENFIKEMKTGFFADKTDSHSFLANKARLALSFIAYNIIHLMKQLTFPQAKKATVIDTIRFQLFHIAGRVTEHARKIQIHLSSTNVYNTLFWEVLMRIQRLNL; this is translated from the coding sequence ATGTCTTTCACTTTACAACAAAAATCGCTCACATTCAATGCCCAAAAAGAAATCTCGGTCGCTAACGATGGGGGAAATTTAACCAATGACGCGGGGATCGTCTTGGTCGCTGAATTTTTAAAACAAATTCATTTTGACCAACTATTAGCCCAATACGTTCATATCCCGGATCCTCGTTGTTTTGTCCGGCATGAATGGTTGGAGGTATTAAAACAATGGCTCTATCAATTGATCGCTGGCTATTCACGAGACCGAGACGCCAATACGCTCCAATATGACCGTCTTTTTCAAGAAGCATTAAAACAAAAACAACTCAGCTCGCAATCCATGATGTCTACCTTGCTTCATACCTTAACCGAAGAAAATGTGGCCCAGCTATCACAGCTAGCCAAAAAGCTGGCGGATTTCGGCATGGATCATCAAAACAGCCAACATTTTGTTCTTGATCTGGATTCGACCTCTTGTACCACTTATGGGCAACAAGAAGAAGCCGAATTTATTTACCATTATGGCATCAATGGCTACCATCCGTTTGTCGCTTTCGAAGGATTAACGGGTTTGGCGTTAGATGTTCGTCATCGTCATGGGAAATCTTATACCTCGACCCATGCCGAAGAATATCTGGTGGAAATGCTGGATCGTTATCAACAACGTTCAGAAGACCCGCTTTTGTTGGTCCGTGGCGACAGCGGTTTTGCCAAACCGGAAATCTATGAACAATGCGAACAACGAGGGGTGCATTATGTAATCAAGCTCAAAAATAATGCCCGTTTGATCGATCAAGCCCAACATCAAGTCCAATATACCAATGGGACGAATTATACGAAGACAGAACAGCAATACTTTAAGATCCATTATCAAGCAAACTCTTGGGATCGACCGCGGACCGTCGCTATGAAAGCCACTAGAAAAGGAGGATACTTCCTTTTTTCAGAATTTCAGTTTGTCGTGACCGATTTCGCTGACCTTTCTCCCCAAACGATTTTCCAGCTTTATCAAAAACGAGGGAATATGGAAAATTTCATCAAAGAAATGAAAACCGGCTTTTTCGCTGATAAAACGGATAGTCATTCCTTTTTAGCAAACAAGGCTCGTTTGGCCCTGAGCTTTATTGCTTATAATATCATCCATTTGATGAAACAGTTGACATTTCCGCAAGCAAAAAAGGCCACAGTGATTGACACGATCCGCTTTCAACTCTTCCATATCGCAGGAAGAGTCACGGAACATGCGCGAAAAATTCAAATTCACCTTTCTAGTACCAACGTTTATAACACGCTTTTTTGGGAAGTCCTTATGCGAATTCAGCGCTTGAATCTTTAA
- a CDS encoding lipoate--protein ligase, translating into MRYYVMESDDIRRNLATEEYLMDTTDVTEPLLLLYIQKPCIIIGRNQNAYEEIDLNYLREHQIVLTRRVSGGGAVYDDLGNISFSFVTKKGDTTFGDYRGVTTPILKALRSMGAIKAAAGGRNDLYIGDKKFSGNAMYSKKGRTYSHGTLMYDVDLTVLDKVLTVSKEKVASKATRSVPKSVTNVKPYLDQQFQTDTIEEFRDELICHVYQVDSLAEIADKKLELTDEDRRGIQKLVDERYANDDWVYGAAPNFEFNQRTRVADVGIVDVHLSTEKGKISAIQFFGDFFGVKDIEGLENLLVGTVYKYEMIKEALDTVDVSEYIFNFSNQALLDLLMK; encoded by the coding sequence ATGCGTTATTATGTAATGGAAAGCGATGACATCCGGCGTAATTTAGCAACAGAGGAATATTTGATGGATACGACAGATGTAACAGAACCTTTACTACTGTTATATATTCAAAAACCTTGTATTATTATTGGTCGGAATCAGAACGCTTATGAAGAAATTGATTTAAATTATTTGCGCGAACACCAAATTGTATTAACTCGTCGCGTTTCAGGCGGGGGCGCTGTTTATGATGATTTAGGAAATATTAGTTTTAGTTTCGTGACCAAAAAAGGAGATACCACTTTTGGCGATTATCGAGGCGTAACTACGCCCATTTTAAAAGCGCTACGTAGTATGGGAGCTATAAAGGCAGCAGCAGGTGGCCGGAATGATTTATATATTGGCGATAAGAAATTTTCTGGTAATGCGATGTACAGTAAAAAAGGCCGGACGTATTCCCACGGGACTTTGATGTATGACGTTGATTTAACGGTTTTGGATAAGGTGTTAACGGTTTCTAAAGAAAAAGTAGCTTCCAAAGCTACGCGATCGGTGCCTAAAAGCGTAACAAATGTTAAGCCCTATTTAGATCAACAATTTCAAACAGATACGATCGAAGAATTTCGAGATGAATTAATTTGTCATGTTTATCAGGTAGATAGTCTAGCAGAAATTGCAGACAAAAAATTAGAACTAACCGATGAAGATCGTCGAGGCATTCAAAAATTAGTAGACGAACGTTACGCCAATGATGATTGGGTTTATGGAGCAGCGCCTAATTTTGAATTTAATCAACGGACGCGAGTAGCTGACGTGGGTATTGTCGATGTTCATTTATCTACTGAAAAAGGCAAGATTTCAGCCATTCAATTTTTTGGCGACTTTTTCGGGGTAAAAGATATTGAAGGTCTGGAGAATTTATTAGTAGGAACCGTTTATAAATATGAAATGATCAAAGAAGCCTTGGATACGGTTGATGTTTCAGAGTATATTTTTAATTTTTCCAATCAAGCATTATTAGACTTATTGATGAAATAA
- a CDS encoding ATP-binding cassette domain-containing protein, whose translation MYTLNHVFKTYPSTEALTDISFSVENGEIVGVVGKSGSGKSTLLRLLNLLEVPTSGEVVIENRDSKELSKNETRKQKQNIGMVFQQYNLLNNLTVKENVALPLKMVKQKKDAWVDELLTFVGMAHKSQSYPAQLSGGEKQRVALARALVRQPDVLLCDEATSSLDEQNTDEVVRLLQKTHQEFGITIFFVSHELETVKKLCQRVLVMEAGKLLGEVENQPVDIQMNDSSYLETVQRRLAR comes from the coding sequence ATGTATACACTTAATCATGTATTTAAAACTTACCCATCAACTGAAGCGTTAACTGATATTTCTTTTTCTGTTGAAAATGGAGAAATTGTGGGCGTGGTCGGCAAAAGTGGCTCGGGTAAGTCGACGCTATTGCGTTTATTGAACCTTTTAGAAGTGCCAACTTCAGGTGAAGTGGTCATTGAAAATCGAGATAGTAAGGAATTGTCTAAAAACGAAACACGTAAACAAAAGCAAAACATCGGAATGGTGTTTCAACAATATAATTTGCTGAATAACCTGACTGTCAAAGAGAATGTAGCTCTACCGCTAAAAATGGTGAAACAAAAAAAGGACGCCTGGGTAGATGAACTGTTAACATTTGTTGGAATGGCGCATAAAAGTCAAAGTTATCCAGCGCAACTTTCCGGAGGAGAAAAACAACGGGTGGCACTCGCCCGTGCGTTGGTAAGACAGCCAGATGTTTTATTATGTGATGAAGCAACCAGTTCGCTAGATGAGCAAAATACCGATGAAGTGGTTCGACTTTTGCAAAAAACACATCAGGAATTTGGTATTACGATCTTTTTTGTGAGTCATGAACTGGAAACAGTTAAAAAACTTTGCCAACGTGTTCTAGTAATGGAAGCGGGAAAGCTTTTAGGTGAAGTGGAAAATCAGCCTGTAGATATCCAGATGAATGATTCTAGCTATTTAGAAACTGTGCAAAGGAGGCTGGCTAGGTGA
- a CDS encoding methionine ABC transporter permease, producing the protein MTLIENIQYYLPEFFLSLKQTGIMMGISMGAALILGLPLGIGLFLSNPKVRGSKAVNYWVLNFFITLVRSFPYLLFVVSLIPVTRFIVGQAFGPYPASFPLSIVAIAIFARQVEQVLLDVPEEIRLLAESLGTTTWQYIWHFLLVEARSGIVLGYTTALVSIVSYSTVMGIVGGGGVGDFAIRYGYQSYQTGIMYFAIVVMIVIVFVIQMAGNMLAQKLDKRKQVD; encoded by the coding sequence GTGACGCTTATTGAAAATATTCAATATTATCTTCCGGAATTCTTTCTTTCCTTAAAACAAACGGGCATTATGATGGGGATTTCAATGGGAGCTGCCCTTATTTTAGGTCTTCCTTTAGGGATAGGGTTGTTTTTATCGAATCCTAAAGTCAGAGGGAGTAAAGCGGTTAATTATTGGGTTTTGAACTTTTTTATTACTTTAGTCCGTTCATTTCCTTATTTACTCTTTGTGGTTTCGTTAATTCCTGTTACCCGTTTTATCGTAGGGCAAGCTTTTGGGCCGTACCCAGCAAGTTTTCCTTTGAGCATTGTAGCTATTGCGATCTTTGCCCGCCAAGTGGAGCAAGTTCTCTTAGATGTGCCTGAAGAAATTCGTTTATTAGCAGAATCTTTGGGAACGACAACCTGGCAATATATTTGGCATTTCTTATTAGTGGAAGCTAGGAGCGGAATCGTTTTAGGTTATACCACGGCACTGGTTAGTATTGTCTCTTATTCTACCGTTATGGGAATCGTTGGCGGTGGTGGTGTTGGTGATTTTGCCATTCGTTATGGTTATCAAAGCTATCAGACGGGAATTATGTATTTTGCGATTGTTGTCATGATTGTGATTGTATTTGTGATTCAAATGGCGGGCAATATGCTCGCACAAAAATTAGATAAAAGAAAGCAGGTAGATTAA
- a CDS encoding MetQ/NlpA family ABC transporter substrate-binding protein has translation MKKMGTVLLGFAALIGLTACGSGDENSSDASAEDKVIKVAAQAPPMTDVVEVAAEEAEEDGWDIEMVQVNDNVAYNDMVSSEEADASFAQHKPFMEDYNEENDTNLVDIQPIYDAKVGFYSEDYDEIDEIPDGTTVAIPNDVSNEGRALAILEEQGLIKLKEGAGKNGTLKDVEENPKDFEWMSVDLLNLAEAYSEPDVSLVYDYPTYIEKIGLKPTDALFLEDDVDSRFSIQLVAREDNKDSGKIKALEKAMTSDRVRSFLEDEHSDTLIPSF, from the coding sequence ATGAAAAAGATGGGAACAGTTTTGTTAGGTTTTGCAGCGCTAATTGGATTAACAGCTTGTGGTAGTGGGGATGAAAACAGCAGTGATGCTTCTGCGGAAGATAAAGTTATCAAGGTAGCTGCGCAAGCACCGCCTATGACCGATGTCGTTGAAGTTGCGGCAGAAGAAGCTGAAGAAGATGGCTGGGATATTGAAATGGTCCAAGTCAATGATAATGTTGCTTATAATGATATGGTTTCAAGTGAAGAAGCAGACGCTAGTTTTGCCCAACATAAACCATTTATGGAAGATTACAATGAAGAAAATGATACGAATTTAGTTGATATTCAACCGATTTATGATGCCAAAGTTGGCTTTTATTCAGAAGACTATGATGAAATCGATGAAATTCCTGATGGAACCACAGTAGCCATCCCCAATGATGTATCTAACGAAGGCCGTGCTTTAGCGATCTTAGAAGAGCAAGGGTTAATCAAGCTTAAAGAGGGCGCAGGGAAAAACGGTACTTTAAAAGATGTGGAAGAAAACCCGAAAGACTTCGAATGGATGTCTGTTGATCTATTGAACCTAGCAGAAGCTTACAGTGAACCAGACGTTTCTTTAGTGTATGATTACCCTACATACATTGAAAAAATTGGCTTAAAACCTACGGATGCTCTTTTCTTAGAAGACGATGTTGATTCACGTTTTTCTATCCAATTGGTAGCTAGAGAAGATAATAAAGATTCAGGAAAAATTAAAGCATTAGAAAAAGCAATGACAAGCGATAGAGTCCGTTCATTTTTAGAAGATGAACATAGTGATACATTGATTCCATCATTTTAG
- a CDS encoding LysR family transcriptional regulator, translating into MNIRHLRIFKTVCEEESITKAAEKLFMTQPAVSKAIHELEDTLNISLFDRISRKIYLNETGKLFLPKVITLLDLYDNLEQDVQALETAATINIGSSITIANFILPQAIVVFERTHQKTPTKVIVANAKKIEEMVYNNELDLGLVEGVISNDELVNIPFSSYQLAVICSPEHPFAFKEMIDINHLTQERLLLREKGSAIRDVFDSALLLHNLRVSPEWTSINSQALIRAVKQNIGISVLPKILIEEEIAKGELVEIKVNHFELLNVNHIIFHKDKFQTNSFKALIESIKNKT; encoded by the coding sequence ATGAACATAAGACATTTGCGGATTTTCAAAACGGTTTGCGAAGAGGAAAGTATTACAAAAGCAGCAGAAAAGTTATTTATGACCCAACCAGCCGTTTCAAAGGCGATTCATGAATTGGAAGATACACTTAATATTTCTTTATTTGACCGAATATCAAGAAAAATTTACTTAAATGAAACGGGGAAGCTATTTTTGCCAAAAGTAATAACGTTGCTGGATCTATATGATAATTTAGAGCAAGATGTGCAAGCGTTAGAAACTGCCGCTACCATTAATATTGGTTCAAGTATAACAATTGCAAATTTTATCTTGCCACAAGCAATTGTAGTCTTTGAAAGGACTCATCAAAAGACACCTACCAAAGTGATTGTTGCAAATGCCAAAAAAATAGAAGAGATGGTATATAACAACGAATTAGATTTAGGTCTGGTGGAAGGCGTCATTTCTAACGATGAATTAGTAAACATCCCTTTTTCCTCTTATCAATTAGCGGTCATCTGTTCACCGGAACATCCATTTGCTTTTAAAGAAATGATTGATATCAATCATTTAACGCAAGAGCGATTGCTACTTAGGGAAAAAGGAAGCGCGATTCGCGATGTTTTTGACAGTGCATTATTGCTACACAATTTAAGAGTCAGTCCAGAATGGACAAGCATAAATTCTCAAGCTCTTATTCGTGCAGTAAAACAAAACATTGGAATCAGTGTATTGCCTAAAATTTTGATAGAAGAAGAAATTGCTAAAGGTGAGCTCGTTGAAATAAAAGTAAATCATTTTGAACTTTTGAATGTCAATCATATTATTTTTCATAAAGACAAATTTCAAACCAATAGCTTTAAAGCATTAATAGAAAGTATCAAGAATAAAACCTAA
- a CDS encoding chromate transporter, translated as MNLQKLKVYFLLFRITFSVSAFTFGGGYIAIPMMRKYFVNNLELISEQDLMDMAAIAQSTPGAIAVNIAVLVGYRIAGLTGAIISCVGTILPPIVIISLVSLFYQAFRDNRIISVILKGMEAGVAATIVDLVIDMGQTILREKNFLLTLMPPLVFIANFVFDIHVLVIIPTCAVLCVIQTYIKSRRGGTFD; from the coding sequence ATGAATTTGCAAAAATTGAAAGTATATTTTTTATTGTTTAGAATTACATTTTCTGTCAGTGCTTTTACTTTCGGAGGAGGCTATATTGCTATTCCGATGATGCGCAAATACTTCGTTAATAACCTAGAATTAATTAGTGAGCAAGATCTAATGGATATGGCTGCCATCGCCCAATCAACGCCAGGGGCGATTGCTGTTAATATTGCAGTGTTAGTTGGTTATCGCATCGCTGGACTTACCGGGGCGATCATTAGCTGTGTTGGGACCATCCTGCCTCCTATAGTAATTATTTCCTTGGTATCACTCTTCTACCAAGCATTTCGTGATAATCGAATCATTTCTGTCATCCTAAAAGGGATGGAAGCTGGCGTTGCAGCGACCATTGTCGATTTAGTGATTGACATGGGACAAACCATTTTAAGAGAAAAAAACTTTTTACTTACCTTAATGCCACCTTTGGTATTTATAGCTAATTTTGTTTTTGACATTCATGTGTTAGTTATTATACCTACTTGTGCGGTTTTATGCGTCATCCAAACCTATATAAAAAGTAGAAGGGGAGGGACTTTTGATTGA
- a CDS encoding chromate transporter produces MSRHVLMLFIVFLQIGLFSIGGGYAIIPLIQEQVVSAYNWLTIQEYTDIITISQMTPGPLVVNTASFVGMRLAGVPGAIAATMGSILSGTFFSIALYKFFKKYKNIDSVANVLKGLRASSVGLIASAASTIILIVVVGASSLDVRNFTLNIGAVILFSVSLFLLRKYKLNPILVMVLTGIAGLIMY; encoded by the coding sequence TTGAGTAGACATGTTCTTATGCTATTTATTGTATTTTTACAGATTGGTTTATTCAGTATTGGCGGCGGCTATGCCATTATACCGTTGATACAAGAGCAAGTCGTAAGTGCCTATAACTGGCTGACAATCCAAGAATATACGGATATCATTACCATTTCGCAAATGACGCCAGGCCCTTTAGTTGTTAATACAGCTTCTTTTGTAGGTATGCGGCTAGCGGGAGTGCCAGGAGCTATTGCAGCTACAATGGGAAGTATTTTGTCAGGAACGTTTTTTTCTATTGCTTTATATAAATTTTTTAAGAAATATAAAAATATAGATAGTGTCGCTAATGTTTTAAAGGGGCTAAGGGCTAGTTCTGTGGGACTGATTGCTTCTGCAGCCTCAACAATTATTTTAATCGTTGTTGTAGGAGCCTCATCGCTTGATGTTAGAAATTTCACCCTAAATATAGGCGCTGTCATCCTATTTTCTGTTTCTTTGTTTTTATTGAGAAAGTATAAATTAAATCCCATTCTAGTCATGGTTCTAACAGGAATTGCGGGTTTGATTATGTATTAA
- the ltrA gene encoding group II intron reverse transcriptase/maturase, protein MKNQSGYPLMDELVSSMNIDRAIEKVKKNKGAPGIDEMTVFEIKEHLNKYRQPFVQKLKEGTYRPQPTKRVEIDKKDGKKRKLSIPVVRDRVVQQMILQVITPLIDPTFSKNSYGFRPGKNCQQAIDQAGKYYEEGYNVVVDCDLKSYFDTINHQKLMHRMQWYIADKEILQLIWNFLNAGVLDGEIIRSTPQGAQQGSPLSPLLANVYLDQLDKELEKRGHRFIRYADDFIVLVQSERAAQRVQESVTQFLEGKLRLTVNQEKSQIVKAHQLEYLGFRLRKDKGK, encoded by the coding sequence ATGAAGAACCAAAGTGGCTATCCATTAATGGACGAACTCGTAAGTTCGATGAATATTGATCGAGCCATCGAGAAAGTAAAGAAGAACAAAGGAGCACCAGGCATCGATGAGATGACCGTATTTGAAATCAAGGAACATCTAAACAAATACCGACAACCTTTTGTTCAAAAACTGAAAGAAGGGACTTATCGTCCTCAGCCCACCAAACGGGTAGAGATTGATAAGAAAGACGGCAAGAAACGAAAGTTGAGTATTCCTGTCGTACGAGACCGCGTGGTACAACAGATGATTTTACAAGTCATTACCCCTTTGATCGACCCGACCTTTTCTAAAAACAGTTATGGATTTAGACCTGGAAAGAATTGCCAACAGGCAATCGATCAAGCAGGAAAATATTATGAAGAAGGCTACAATGTGGTCGTGGATTGTGACTTAAAAAGTTATTTCGACACCATCAATCATCAGAAACTAATGCATCGTATGCAATGGTATATCGCTGATAAAGAAATCCTTCAATTAATCTGGAATTTTCTCAATGCGGGCGTACTAGACGGGGAAATTATCCGTTCTACACCTCAAGGAGCCCAACAGGGCAGCCCCTTATCTCCACTTTTAGCCAACGTCTATCTTGACCAACTAGATAAGGAACTCGAAAAGAGAGGGCATCGTTTTATCCGCTACGCCGACGATTTTATCGTGCTAGTACAAAGTGAACGAGCCGCCCAAAGGGTTCAAGAAAGTGTCACCCAGTTCCTGGAAGGAAAGTTACGACTCACGGTAAACCAAGAGAAGAGCCAAATTGTAAAGGCGCATCAATTGGAATACCTCGGATTCCGTCTGAGGAAAGATAAGGGAAAGTAA
- a CDS encoding group II intron maturase-specific domain-containing protein encodes MTNRKRSGSLDEIISSINQYTQGWINYYKKGELKAFLAKQMTHLRRRLRALIWKRWKKVSTKYRQLKARGASHREAMTYANSRKSYWRISESKLLHRIFTKEKFKQWKLKDFNEILEK; translated from the coding sequence CTGACCAATCGGAAAAGATCGGGAAGCCTAGACGAAATTATCTCATCGATCAATCAATATACGCAAGGTTGGATTAACTATTATAAGAAAGGGGAACTAAAGGCTTTCTTAGCGAAACAAATGACCCACTTACGTAGAAGATTGCGCGCCCTTATTTGGAAAAGATGGAAGAAAGTGTCAACAAAATATCGACAACTGAAAGCAAGAGGGGCTTCTCACAGAGAAGCCATGACTTATGCAAATAGTCGAAAATCGTATTGGCGTATTTCCGAGTCTAAACTACTCCACCGAATCTTTACGAAAGAAAAATTCAAACAATGGAAACTCAAGGATTTCAATGAAATCCTTGAGAAATAA
- a CDS encoding class II fructose-bisphosphate aldolase — translation MTLVNLATVLSKAKEGKYAVGAFNATDLNTARGIVEAAEQEKSPIILQFAESHSKYISLEQAANMYLDLATRACVPICVHLDHGENFNTIIRAIKLGFTSVMVDASLKPFEENIQNTKEIVKIAQSLGISVEAELGVMNAEDGSGSLDYNTMDDTYTSVQEAKEFVQKTKIDALAIAFGTVHGLYKKEPNLNYERIKAIQNCTDMPLVMHGGSGLSNEEYQQSVANGITKINYYSTMSFEVTNGLRNYLNSNSDAFLFDVDAKTIELVKNNIAEKIQIFGSSNKA, via the coding sequence ATGACATTAGTAAATTTAGCAACGGTATTGTCTAAAGCAAAAGAAGGAAAGTATGCGGTAGGGGCGTTTAACGCAACGGACTTAAATACAGCTCGAGGTATTGTAGAAGCTGCAGAACAGGAAAAATCACCAATTATTTTACAATTTGCTGAAAGTCATAGTAAATATATATCGTTAGAGCAAGCTGCTAATATGTATTTAGATTTGGCAACGCGCGCTTGCGTCCCAATATGCGTGCACTTAGATCATGGAGAAAATTTTAATACCATTATAAGAGCAATTAAATTAGGTTTTACTTCTGTAATGGTGGATGCATCATTAAAACCTTTTGAGGAAAATATACAAAACACTAAAGAAATAGTTAAAATTGCTCAATCCTTAGGCATTTCAGTTGAAGCAGAATTAGGTGTTATGAACGCCGAAGATGGTAGCGGTTCTTTAGATTATAATACAATGGATGATACGTATACCAGCGTTCAAGAAGCTAAGGAATTTGTACAAAAAACAAAAATAGACGCTTTAGCGATAGCTTTTGGTACAGTGCATGGTTTGTATAAAAAGGAACCTAATCTAAATTATGAGCGTATTAAAGCAATCCAAAATTGTACTGATATGCCATTGGTTATGCACGGTGGGTCAGGACTTAGTAATGAAGAATATCAACAATCAGTAGCCAACGGAATTACAAAAATTAACTATTACTCCACAATGTCTTTTGAAGTTACAAATGGATTGAGAAATTACTTAAATAGTAACAGTGATGCATTTTTATTCGATGTAGATGCCAAGACAATCGAATTAGTAAAAAATAATATTGCTGAAAAAATACAAATATTTGGTTCATCGAATAAAGCGTAA
- a CDS encoding PTS sugar transporter subunit IIA, with protein MRKILIATHSTLASGALNSATFLIGNQSDISIIDAYVDETDYTQKIDQFFEYYNTEDEYVIFTDLFGGSVNQKIFTYKNNFEFFLITGFNLPILLEIILYNQSLTKEAVKQLVENCRKELQVVEVDSFESIAEDEESFL; from the coding sequence ATGAGAAAAATACTTATCGCAACGCATAGCACTTTAGCATCTGGAGCTTTGAATAGTGCCACTTTTTTAATAGGAAATCAATCTGATATTTCTATTATTGATGCTTATGTAGATGAGACAGATTATACTCAAAAAATTGATCAATTCTTTGAGTATTATAATACAGAAGACGAATATGTTATATTCACAGATTTGTTTGGAGGAAGTGTGAACCAAAAAATATTTACTTATAAAAACAACTTTGAATTTTTTCTGATAACTGGATTTAATTTACCGATACTATTAGAAATTATTTTATATAATCAAAGTTTAACCAAAGAAGCAGTTAAACAATTGGTTGAGAATTGTCGCAAAGAACTACAGGTAGTAGAAGTAGATAGTTTTGAAAGCATAGCAGAAGACGAGGAGAGCTTTTTATAA
- a CDS encoding PTS sugar transporter subunit IIB, whose translation MIKELRVDDRLIHGQIALTWPKALGVNRIIVTNDAANDDKTQQMSLKMAVPTNVKALIRSVEDTLSFFENPKAQTADLMIIVNNIVDAKKLVDNLPTLIERVNIANVGRFDGIPTDDKISIGSSILLSVNEKRALDSLLEDPKIDVVHQIIPDNSARKLKDLIKKG comes from the coding sequence ATGATTAAGGAATTACGTGTAGATGATCGTTTAATTCATGGCCAAATTGCATTGACATGGCCAAAGGCGCTTGGAGTTAATCGTATTATTGTTACCAATGATGCAGCTAATGATGATAAGACACAACAAATGTCTTTAAAAATGGCTGTACCTACAAATGTAAAAGCGTTAATCCGTTCTGTGGAAGACACCTTAAGTTTTTTTGAAAACCCTAAAGCGCAAACAGCAGATCTAATGATAATTGTAAATAATATAGTAGATGCAAAAAAGCTAGTTGATAATTTGCCTACGTTAATTGAGAGAGTGAACATCGCTAATGTTGGACGCTTTGACGGTATTCCAACAGATGACAAAATTTCAATAGGTTCCTCAATTTTACTTAGTGTAAATGAAAAAAGAGCCTTAGATAGTTTATTAGAGGATCCTAAAATTGACGTTGTCCATCAAATTATACCAGATAATTCGGCAAGGAAGCTTAAAGATCTAATAAAGAAAGGATAG